One Hermetia illucens chromosome 4, iHerIll2.2.curated.20191125, whole genome shotgun sequence DNA segment encodes these proteins:
- the LOC119654345 gene encoding glycerol-3-phosphate dehydrogenase, mitochondrial isoform X1 yields MASRLRRIGVTTLGVCAGAALTSWAFQRKDRPYVVQNAAIATPRVKRKLPPRSEQIQTLMSGEEYDVLVIGGGATGSGCALDAITRGLKTALVEADDFASGTSSRSTKLIHGGVRYLQKAILGLDYEQYSMVKEALAERAAMLAAAPHLTHPLPIMLPVYTWWQIPYYWVGIKCYDLVAGDRNVKSSYYLSKKDALELFPMLKKEKLCGAIVYYDGQQDDARMNLAIALTAARQGATICNHVEVLELLKKPGPDGPVLCGAKVKDHISNKEFVVKAKCIINATGPFTDHIRKMDDPNVRTICSPSSGVHIVLPGYYSPDQMGLLDPSTSDGRVIFFLPWQRQTIAGTTDLPCEVTHSPSPTEDEIQFILTEIKNYLNADVEVRRGDVLSAWSGIRPLVSDPNKEDTQSLARNHIVHVSPSKLITIAGGKWTTYRAMAEHTIDAAIKACNLKPMKAESQTATMKIEGAHGWTPTMYIRLVQDFGLECEVAQHLATSYGDRAFPVAKMASLTGKRWPIIGNRIHPEFPYIDAEIRYGVREYACNAIDMIARRLRLAFLNVQAAQEALPAIVDIMAEELKWSKEEKERQIKLASDFLAHEMGQMVNRASRDKIAINLTKDEIQLYIKRFQIIDKEHKGYVSINDIRRALKNFGDAEVTGEQLHEILREIDTNMNGQVELDEYLQMMSAIKTGHVAYSRFARMAELEEEKHEEEKLKKKITVDRSGGGL; encoded by the exons ATGGCGTCCAGACTGCGAAGAATCGGAGTAACGACCTTAGGTGTATGCGCTGGAGCGGCTTTAACATCCTGGGCTTTTCAGCGAAAAGACCGACCATACGTG GTACAAAATGCTGCGATTGCAACACCCCGAGTTAAAAGGAAACTGCCACCCCGTTCAGAGCAAATTCAAACTCTGATGAGCGGTGAGGAGTATGATGTTCTCGTAATTGGAGGCGGTGCAACAGGTTCTGGTTGTGCTCTTGATGCGATTACGCGCGGATTGAAAACAGCTCTGGTTGAAGCCGATGACTTCGCAAGTGGCACCTCATCGCGATCAACGAAATTGATCCATGGCGGCGTAAGATATCTACAAAAAGCTATTTTAGGG TTAGACTACGAGCAATATAGTATGGTGAAAGAGGCTTTAGCTGAACGCGCTGCAATGCTTGCAGCAGCACCGCATTTAACTCATCCTTTGCCAATCATGTTACCTGTCTATAC ATGGTGGCAAATACCTTACTATTGGGTAGGAATAAAGTGTTATGATCTCGTCGCTGGCGACCGGAACGTGAAAAGTTCGTATTATTTATCGAAGAAGGACGCTTTGGAACTGTTTCCGATGTTGAAGAAAGAAAAGTTATGTGGTGCAATAGTATACTATGACG GTCAACAAGATGATGCTCGTATGAATCTGGCCATTGCGCTAACCGCCGCACGACAGGGTGCAACAATCTGTAATCACGTAGAAGTCCTAGAACTCCTGAAAAAGCCAGGTCCAGATGGACCTGTTCTCTGCGGTGCCAAAGTGAAGGACCACATTTCAAATAAAGAATTTGTTGTGAAAGCCAAATGCATAATAAACGCTACCGGTCCATTCACTGACCACATCCGGAAAATGGACGACCCCAACGTCAGGACCATCTGTTCGCCCAGCTCTGGAGTCCATATTGTCCTACCTGGTTACTATAGCCCCGATCAGATGGGTTTACTGGATCCTTCAACATCTGATGGTCGAGTGATTTTCTTCTTGCCATGGCAACGTCAGACTATCGCTGGAACTACTGATCTTCCCTGTGAAGTGACACATTCACCAAGCCCaaccgaagacgaaatccagtTCATTTTGACTGAAATTAAAAACTATTTGAATGCAGACGTTGAAGTTCGTCGAGGTGATGTCCTTTCGGCGTGGAGTGGTATTCGACCATTGGTATCAGATCCGAATAAAGAAGATACTCAGTCTTTGGCTAGAAATCATATTGTTCATGTCAGTCCATCGAAGTTAATAACCATCGCTGGAGGAAAGTGGACCACGTATCGTGCAATGGCTGAGCATACGATTGATGCAGCAATTAAGG CCTGTAATCTTAAGCCTATGAAGGCAGAATCTCAAACTGCAACTATGAAGATTGAAGGTGCCCACGGTTGGACGCCAACCATGTACATTCGATTGGTACAAGATTTCGGTTTAGAATGTGAAGTGGCTCAACATTTGGCAACCTCCTACGGTGATCGAGCATTCCCCGTCGCGAAAATGGCATCACTAACAGGCAAAAGATGGCCCATCATCGGTAACCGTATTCACCCCGAATTCCCCTATATTGATGCTGAAATTCGTTATGGTGTTCGGGAATATGCTTGCAATGCAATTGATATGATTGCAAGACGTCTACGTTTGGCATTTTTGAATGTCCAAGCCGCACAAGAAGCCTTACCCGCCATTGTTGATATTATGGCTGAAGAATTGAAATGGTCCAAGGAAGAGAAAGAG CGACAAATTAAACTTGCATCTGACTTCCTTGCACACGAGATGGGACAGATGGTTAATCGTGCATCACGAGATAAGATTGCAATCAACCTCACAAAGGATGAGATCCAACTTTATATTAAGAGATTCCAGATCATTGATAAGGAACACAAAGGATATGTCTCGATTAATGACATTCGTCGTGCCCTTAAG AACTTTGGTGATGCCGAGGTAACCGGTGAACAATTGCATGAGATTCTTCGAGAAATCGACACCAATATGAACGGTCAGGTCGAACTCGATGAATATTTACAG ATGATGTCGGCCATAAAAACGGGACATGTTGCATACTCACGTTTCGCTCGCATGGCTGAACTGGAGGAGGAGAAACATGAggaggaaaaattgaaaaagaagatcACTGTGGATCGGTCAGGCGGTGGACTCTAA
- the LOC119654345 gene encoding glycerol-3-phosphate dehydrogenase, mitochondrial isoform X2, whose amino-acid sequence MASRLRRIGVTTLGVCAGAALTSWAFQRKDRPYVVQNAAIATPRVKRKLPPRSEQIQTLMSGEEYDVLVIGGGATGSGCALDAITRGLKTALVEADDFASGTSSRSTKLIHGGVRYLQKAILGLDYEQYSMVKEALAERAAMLAAAPHLTHPLPIMLPVYTWWQIPYYWVGIKCYDLVAGDRNVKSSYYLSKKDALELFPMLKKEKLCGAIVYYDGQQDDARMNLAIALTAARQGATICNHVEVLELLKKPGPDGPVLCGAKVKDHISNKEFVVKAKCIINATGPFTDHIRKMDDPNVRTICSPSSGVHIVLPGYYSPDQMGLLDPSTSDGRVIFFLPWQRQTIAGTTDLPCEVTHSPSPTEDEIQFILTEIKNYLNADVEVRRGDVLSAWSGIRPLVSDPNKEDTQSLARNHIVHVSPSKLITIAGGKWTTYRAMAEHTIDAAIKACNLKPMKAESQTATMKIEGAHGWTPTMYIRLVQDFGLECEVAQHLATSYGDRAFPVAKMASLTGKRWPIIGNRIHPEFPYIDAEIRYGVREYACNAIDMIARRLRLAFLNVQAAQEALPAIVDIMAEELKWSKEEKERQIKLASDFLAHEMGQMVNRASRDKIAINLTKDEIQLYIKRFQIIDKEHKGYVSINDIRRALKNSGIVLKEDEVRLILNELDVAFNGRMELSEYLQMMSAIKTGHVAYSRFARMAELEEEKHEEEKLKKKITVDRSGGGL is encoded by the exons ATGGCGTCCAGACTGCGAAGAATCGGAGTAACGACCTTAGGTGTATGCGCTGGAGCGGCTTTAACATCCTGGGCTTTTCAGCGAAAAGACCGACCATACGTG GTACAAAATGCTGCGATTGCAACACCCCGAGTTAAAAGGAAACTGCCACCCCGTTCAGAGCAAATTCAAACTCTGATGAGCGGTGAGGAGTATGATGTTCTCGTAATTGGAGGCGGTGCAACAGGTTCTGGTTGTGCTCTTGATGCGATTACGCGCGGATTGAAAACAGCTCTGGTTGAAGCCGATGACTTCGCAAGTGGCACCTCATCGCGATCAACGAAATTGATCCATGGCGGCGTAAGATATCTACAAAAAGCTATTTTAGGG TTAGACTACGAGCAATATAGTATGGTGAAAGAGGCTTTAGCTGAACGCGCTGCAATGCTTGCAGCAGCACCGCATTTAACTCATCCTTTGCCAATCATGTTACCTGTCTATAC ATGGTGGCAAATACCTTACTATTGGGTAGGAATAAAGTGTTATGATCTCGTCGCTGGCGACCGGAACGTGAAAAGTTCGTATTATTTATCGAAGAAGGACGCTTTGGAACTGTTTCCGATGTTGAAGAAAGAAAAGTTATGTGGTGCAATAGTATACTATGACG GTCAACAAGATGATGCTCGTATGAATCTGGCCATTGCGCTAACCGCCGCACGACAGGGTGCAACAATCTGTAATCACGTAGAAGTCCTAGAACTCCTGAAAAAGCCAGGTCCAGATGGACCTGTTCTCTGCGGTGCCAAAGTGAAGGACCACATTTCAAATAAAGAATTTGTTGTGAAAGCCAAATGCATAATAAACGCTACCGGTCCATTCACTGACCACATCCGGAAAATGGACGACCCCAACGTCAGGACCATCTGTTCGCCCAGCTCTGGAGTCCATATTGTCCTACCTGGTTACTATAGCCCCGATCAGATGGGTTTACTGGATCCTTCAACATCTGATGGTCGAGTGATTTTCTTCTTGCCATGGCAACGTCAGACTATCGCTGGAACTACTGATCTTCCCTGTGAAGTGACACATTCACCAAGCCCaaccgaagacgaaatccagtTCATTTTGACTGAAATTAAAAACTATTTGAATGCAGACGTTGAAGTTCGTCGAGGTGATGTCCTTTCGGCGTGGAGTGGTATTCGACCATTGGTATCAGATCCGAATAAAGAAGATACTCAGTCTTTGGCTAGAAATCATATTGTTCATGTCAGTCCATCGAAGTTAATAACCATCGCTGGAGGAAAGTGGACCACGTATCGTGCAATGGCTGAGCATACGATTGATGCAGCAATTAAGG CCTGTAATCTTAAGCCTATGAAGGCAGAATCTCAAACTGCAACTATGAAGATTGAAGGTGCCCACGGTTGGACGCCAACCATGTACATTCGATTGGTACAAGATTTCGGTTTAGAATGTGAAGTGGCTCAACATTTGGCAACCTCCTACGGTGATCGAGCATTCCCCGTCGCGAAAATGGCATCACTAACAGGCAAAAGATGGCCCATCATCGGTAACCGTATTCACCCCGAATTCCCCTATATTGATGCTGAAATTCGTTATGGTGTTCGGGAATATGCTTGCAATGCAATTGATATGATTGCAAGACGTCTACGTTTGGCATTTTTGAATGTCCAAGCCGCACAAGAAGCCTTACCCGCCATTGTTGATATTATGGCTGAAGAATTGAAATGGTCCAAGGAAGAGAAAGAG CGACAAATTAAACTTGCATCTGACTTCCTTGCACACGAGATGGGACAGATGGTTAATCGTGCATCACGAGATAAGATTGCAATCAACCTCACAAAGGATGAGATCCAACTTTATATTAAGAGATTCCAGATCATTGATAAGGAACACAAAGGATATGTCTCGATTAATGACATTCGTCGTGCCCTTAAG AATTCTGGTATTGTCCTGAAAGAAGATGAAGTCCGTCTTATTCTTAATGAACTTGATGTAGCGTTCAATGGTCGTATGGAATTGTCTGAATATCTacag ATGATGTCGGCCATAAAAACGGGACATGTTGCATACTCACGTTTCGCTCGCATGGCTGAACTGGAGGAGGAGAAACATGAggaggaaaaattgaaaaagaagatcACTGTGGATCGGTCAGGCGGTGGACTCTAA